Proteins from one Lewinella sp. 4G2 genomic window:
- a CDS encoding beta-propeller fold lactonase family protein has translation MTLRFSTYFSLLLAGLVLVGCQEEQLVTPSETIDDSASFDLVDDFAAEDAEMLKLDADEYVSSAELAAMVEEQFAAKGDALQKNTTNRRGTTVYTLTNSVVDNEVIVFDAADDGTLTESGRFRTQGQGSDDNLANQGALFLDNRSNLLYAINAGSNELTVFGVNRNGSLGFLDKIATQGERPVSVTAYENVIYVVNAGTDNVEGFRLNRNGRLRQMNNSVRPLSSTGTAPAQISFKPNGQALLVTEKATNQLTSYRVNRAGRLSRPSFLTAANNTPFGFDFLSGRTIVSEAAGGNDGLGTASVYRLRNDGTVRLLSGPTELGETATCWISANRRTGNVFATNTASSNISSLALAGNDLAITNGGQTTPAPTIVHDAGQNREGTYLYAVTIGSDEVLSYRIGDNGSLVQIDTDPTLADFASGIVVRR, from the coding sequence ATGACCCTCCGTTTTTCAACTTATTTTTCTCTCCTACTTGCGGGTTTGGTCCTGGTCGGCTGCCAGGAAGAGCAGCTCGTTACCCCCAGCGAAACCATTGATGATTCCGCCAGCTTCGACCTGGTCGATGACTTCGCGGCCGAAGACGCCGAAATGTTGAAGTTGGACGCCGACGAATACGTTTCCTCCGCTGAGCTCGCCGCCATGGTGGAAGAGCAGTTCGCCGCTAAGGGTGATGCGCTCCAAAAGAATACGACCAACCGCCGGGGTACCACCGTCTACACCCTCACCAACAGCGTCGTTGACAACGAAGTGATCGTCTTCGATGCAGCCGACGATGGCACCCTCACCGAAAGCGGCCGGTTCCGGACGCAGGGGCAGGGCAGCGACGATAACCTCGCCAACCAGGGTGCGTTATTTCTCGACAACCGCAGTAACCTCCTGTACGCCATCAACGCCGGCTCCAACGAGTTAACGGTATTCGGCGTCAACCGTAATGGTAGCCTTGGCTTTCTGGATAAAATCGCCACCCAGGGTGAGCGCCCCGTTAGCGTAACCGCTTATGAAAACGTGATCTACGTCGTCAACGCCGGTACGGATAACGTAGAAGGGTTCCGCCTGAACCGCAATGGCCGCCTGCGCCAGATGAACAACAGCGTCCGCCCACTGAGTAGCACGGGTACGGCGCCGGCGCAGATCAGCTTCAAACCCAATGGTCAGGCCCTCCTCGTAACGGAGAAGGCCACGAATCAATTGACGTCCTACCGCGTCAACCGAGCCGGCCGCCTCAGCCGCCCGAGCTTCCTCACGGCGGCCAACAACACCCCGTTTGGGTTTGACTTCCTCAGTGGCCGGACCATCGTTTCCGAAGCGGCCGGCGGCAACGACGGCCTCGGCACCGCCAGCGTTTACCGCCTCAGAAACGACGGCACCGTCCGCCTACTCAGCGGCCCCACCGAACTCGGGGAAACCGCTACCTGCTGGATCTCAGCCAACCGCCGGACTGGTAACGTCTTTGCGACCAACACTGCTTCCAGCAACATCAGTAGCCTGGCGCTGGCCGGCAATGACCTCGCCATTACCAATGGTGGGCAGACAACGCCTGCGCCCACCATCGTGCACGACGCCGGGCAGAACCGGGAAGGCACCTACCTCTACGCGGTAACGATTGGTTCCGACGAAGTGCTCAGCTACCGCATTGGCGATAACGGCAGTCTGGTCCAGATTGATACGGACCCAACCTTAGCTGACTTTGCATCGGGCATCGTCGTACGTCGGTAA
- the lipA gene encoding lipoyl synthase, with protein MIDLPVTNARPQTEAAAPVKLDKKGRARKPDWLRVKLPIGPDYKRVRALVDEYNLHTICQSGNCPNMGECWGAGTATFMILGNTCTRSCSFCAVKTGRPTEYDTDEPRRVAEAIDLMQVKHAVLTSVNRDELKDRGAEIWYQTVVQIKERTPNTTIETLIPDVRGNWDALYRMIDGGQEVVSHNMETVRELYRKVRPQGKYDRSLEELRRIKEYGKRTKTGFMVGLGETEAQVEQILKDLREVGVDVVTIGQYLQPTAMHLAVDSFVTPDTFAHYKAMGMELGFDFVESGPLVRSSYHAERHL; from the coding sequence ATGATCGACCTGCCCGTAACCAACGCCCGGCCCCAAACGGAAGCCGCCGCTCCCGTTAAGCTCGATAAAAAAGGACGCGCCCGTAAGCCCGACTGGCTCCGGGTCAAACTCCCCATCGGGCCGGATTACAAGCGGGTACGCGCGCTGGTGGATGAGTACAATCTCCACACCATTTGCCAGTCCGGCAACTGCCCTAACATGGGCGAATGCTGGGGCGCCGGCACGGCCACGTTCATGATCCTCGGCAACACTTGCACTCGTTCTTGTTCCTTCTGCGCCGTCAAGACCGGCCGGCCTACGGAGTACGATACCGACGAGCCCCGCCGCGTCGCCGAAGCCATCGATTTGATGCAAGTCAAGCACGCCGTCCTCACCTCCGTCAACCGTGACGAACTCAAGGACCGCGGCGCCGAGATCTGGTACCAGACCGTCGTACAGATCAAGGAGCGCACGCCGAATACGACCATCGAAACGCTGATCCCCGACGTCCGTGGTAACTGGGACGCTCTTTACCGGATGATCGACGGCGGCCAAGAAGTGGTGAGCCACAACATGGAGACCGTCCGCGAGCTCTACCGCAAGGTCCGGCCCCAGGGCAAGTACGACCGCAGCCTCGAAGAACTACGCCGCATCAAGGAATACGGCAAACGCACGAAGACCGGTTTCATGGTCGGGCTCGGCGAAACGGAAGCCCAGGTCGAGCAGATCCTCAAAGACCTCCGCGAAGTTGGGGTGGACGTCGTCACCATCGGCCAGTACCTCCAACCCACCGCCATGCACCTGGCCGTCGACTCCTTCGTCACGCCCGACACCTTCGCGCACTACAAAGCGATGGGGATGGAGCTGGGTTTTGACTTCGTAGAGAGCGGGCCATTGGTTCGGAGTTCTTACCATGCGGAACGGCATTTATAG
- a CDS encoding HTTM domain-containing protein, with the protein MSSAVANQSSPIETRESRIYRPTPIHTLVFLRIALGLLGGGDILGNGIYYHWYLDEFSGFTFRYFGFEWVHPFPEPFLSLFFIVGFLLGLAVAVGWRFRVTAPLFALFFSYLFFLEKAHYLNHAYLFMVLAWLLCLTPAWREFSLDVRRNPADWSPVAPAWSVYLFPALMGVVYFFGGINKINYDWLIEAMPLHLWLENRREMPLLGPIFAKKTTAYVMAWGGMLLDLTAGFLLCHRTLRWVALGLLFFFHATNHLIFNIGIFPYLSMVLTSLFFAPDWPKRLVDWIADHASWTWARTQVQSWRDGWQARITGRDASQGTRPFWQDQPQYRVGVAAFLILLFAVNIFLPLRNHAFNNDVNWTEEGHRYSWRMMLRSKQGSGYYQLTDQATGEEWRVSPRDSLHPKQARKMATHPDMILQYAHHLRDLYADQGKDVAVRGRFKVRLNGRRRHPYIDPEVDLGRTPWTWGEKDWILHEPAPEPTNN; encoded by the coding sequence ATGTCAAGTGCGGTAGCCAATCAGTCCTCGCCAATCGAGACTCGAGAATCGAGAATCTACCGGCCCACCCCCATCCACACCCTAGTCTTCCTCCGCATCGCCCTCGGCCTGCTGGGTGGCGGCGATATTTTGGGCAACGGGATTTACTATCACTGGTACCTGGACGAGTTCAGCGGGTTCACCTTTCGCTACTTTGGGTTTGAGTGGGTGCACCCGTTTCCGGAACCCTTCCTGTCCCTCTTTTTCATCGTTGGTTTTTTGCTGGGTTTGGCCGTCGCAGTCGGTTGGCGATTTCGGGTTACGGCGCCGTTATTCGCCCTGTTTTTCAGCTACCTCTTCTTTCTCGAAAAGGCCCACTACCTCAACCACGCCTACCTATTCATGGTCCTGGCCTGGCTGCTGTGTCTGACGCCGGCCTGGCGGGAATTTTCCTTGGACGTTCGCCGAAACCCGGCCGATTGGTCGCCCGTCGCGCCCGCTTGGAGCGTGTATTTATTCCCCGCGCTAATGGGGGTCGTTTATTTTTTCGGCGGCATCAACAAGATCAATTACGACTGGCTCATCGAGGCAATGCCCCTCCATTTGTGGCTCGAAAACCGGCGGGAGATGCCCCTGCTGGGTCCAATTTTCGCTAAGAAAACCACCGCCTACGTCATGGCCTGGGGTGGTATGTTACTCGATCTCACGGCGGGTTTCCTCCTGTGCCACCGTACGTTACGTTGGGTGGCTTTGGGCCTGCTTTTCTTCTTCCACGCCACCAACCACCTCATCTTCAACATCGGCATATTCCCCTACCTCAGTATGGTGCTGACAAGCCTCTTCTTTGCACCTGATTGGCCAAAACGCCTGGTGGATTGGATCGCCGATCACGCTTCTTGGACTTGGGCGCGGACGCAGGTGCAAAGTTGGCGGGACGGGTGGCAAGCCCGGATTACAGGACGAGACGCCAGCCAAGGGACGAGACCCTTCTGGCAGGACCAACCGCAGTACCGAGTGGGAGTGGCCGCCTTCCTGATCCTTTTATTCGCCGTAAACATCTTCCTCCCCCTCCGCAACCACGCCTTCAACAACGACGTCAACTGGACGGAAGAAGGCCACCGCTACAGCTGGCGGATGATGCTCCGTAGCAAACAGGGAAGTGGCTACTACCAACTGACGGACCAAGCCACGGGGGAAGAATGGAGGGTATCTCCCCGGGACAGCCTCCACCCCAAGCAAGCCCGTAAAATGGCCACCCACCCGGATATGATCCTCCAGTACGCCCACCATTTGCGGGATCTCTATGCGGACCAGGGAAAGGATGTTGCCGTCCGCGGCCGTTTCAAGGTGAGGCTCAACGGCCGCCGCCGCCACCCCTACATCGACCCGGAGGTGGACCTCGGCCGTACCCCCTGGACCTGGGGCGAAAAGGACTGGATCCTGCACGAACCCGCCCCGGAGCCAACCAATAACTAA
- a CDS encoding carboxypeptidase-like regulatory domain-containing protein, translating to MPTKLLATFLFLGLLCLPFLGLQRCATPTAPTGGPRDSLGPVLVVEESTPNFQTNFRPEEIVLTFDEWVEIDPKQPILISPPLELGELNRPQLRRRSLVINLEGLELRDSVTYVVNIDAAIKDLNEGNPTDNLRFVFATGPVLDSATVSGTLVTDFSGEPIENGTFTLFSNLADTAVTTENPTYFAQTDEDGKFTVYNIRPGTYRAVALQRNPSATNYFYDLKGYAQPQSAGFVDSLITIEDGTNEVGTIRLSPIQKPVRINAVDMTVNGVIRLTVNQAAELVDLEYSGDYERQDLNDTIALFYRTPTVDTVFAVRNGERVDTVVMEGQPGAVVRNFRLLRSPGSRIFTGDGIEVLLDRPLERLDTSLVSLTQDTFTARLPYTYALDSTQAGRITFQRKFNPSSRYELSFLPGALTDWVGNVNTDTIVTRFTADEEEKYGSLALQLTDLDPTSNYILRLVQNDKVLIATRRYVEKRFAYDVTYRGLKPGTYTVELLYDSNENNRYDSGDFLFGRQPEEVRRIEVEPLRANWEVEQVISLKTGGEREAVEER from the coding sequence ATGCCCACCAAGCTGCTGGCCACTTTCTTGTTTTTAGGACTTCTCTGCCTGCCCTTCCTCGGCCTGCAGCGTTGTGCGACCCCGACGGCACCGACCGGAGGACCGCGGGATAGCCTCGGTCCCGTCCTGGTGGTGGAAGAAAGCACCCCGAACTTTCAGACCAACTTCCGGCCGGAAGAGATCGTCCTGACCTTCGATGAATGGGTGGAGATCGACCCTAAGCAACCCATATTGATCTCCCCACCCCTGGAGCTGGGGGAGCTAAACCGCCCTCAATTGCGCCGGCGTAGCCTCGTCATTAATTTAGAAGGTTTGGAGCTGCGGGATAGCGTTACCTACGTCGTCAACATCGACGCAGCGATCAAGGACCTCAACGAGGGAAACCCCACGGATAACCTGCGCTTCGTTTTTGCCACAGGGCCAGTACTCGATTCGGCCACCGTTTCCGGTACGCTGGTGACGGACTTCTCCGGGGAGCCGATCGAAAACGGGACCTTCACCTTATTCAGCAACCTCGCGGATACGGCGGTGACCACGGAAAACCCGACCTACTTCGCCCAGACGGATGAGGACGGGAAGTTTACGGTGTACAATATCCGTCCGGGCACCTACCGAGCGGTGGCCCTGCAGCGAAACCCGTCGGCGACCAACTATTTCTACGACCTGAAGGGCTACGCCCAACCCCAATCTGCCGGCTTCGTGGACTCCTTGATTACCATTGAAGACGGAACCAACGAAGTGGGTACCATCCGCCTCTCCCCCATCCAAAAACCGGTACGGATCAACGCGGTGGATATGACCGTCAACGGCGTCATTCGCCTGACGGTGAACCAAGCCGCCGAACTGGTCGACCTGGAGTACTCCGGTGACTACGAGCGGCAGGATTTGAACGATACGATTGCCCTATTCTACCGGACGCCTACGGTGGATACTGTTTTCGCCGTCCGCAACGGGGAGCGGGTGGATACGGTGGTGATGGAGGGGCAGCCCGGGGCGGTAGTCCGCAACTTCAGGCTCCTGCGTTCCCCCGGCAGCCGAATCTTTACTGGAGATGGGATCGAGGTGTTGCTGGACCGGCCGTTGGAGCGGCTGGACACCAGCTTGGTATCACTTACGCAGGACACCTTCACGGCGCGGTTACCCTACACTTATGCGTTGGATTCCACTCAAGCCGGGCGGATCACTTTTCAGCGGAAGTTCAACCCCAGCTCCCGCTACGAACTGAGTTTCCTGCCGGGCGCTTTGACGGACTGGGTGGGGAACGTGAATACGGATACCATCGTCACCCGATTCACGGCGGATGAGGAGGAGAAGTACGGTTCCCTCGCTCTCCAGCTTACGGATCTGGACCCGACTTCGAACTACATTCTGCGTCTCGTCCAGAACGATAAGGTGTTGATCGCTACGCGGCGCTACGTTGAGAAGCGTTTTGCGTACGATGTGACGTACCGAGGACTGAAGCCGGGGACGTACACGGTGGAACTGTTGTATGATTCCAATGAGAACAACCGGTATGATTCGGGAGATTTCTTGTTTGGACGGCAGCCGGAGGAGGTGCGTAGGATTGAAGTGGAGCCTCTGCGGGCGAATTGGGAGGTGGAACAGGTGATTAGTTTGAAGACTGGTGGGGAGCGGGAAGCGGTGGAGGAGCGGTAA
- a CDS encoding LysM peptidoglycan-binding domain-containing protein has protein sequence MSLQDKYRSVLNMGEKFNARDGYVEEADGKLRIGGTVEYQHQKDQMWDEIKRVGGEQARDIEADIKVTNKTVYARHTVEKGESLSLIAKEYLGDVMAYKELFAFNSDKLDDPNKIFPGQDLAIPFPEGRSADA, from the coding sequence ATGAGCTTGCAAGACAAGTACCGCAGCGTCCTGAACATGGGCGAAAAATTCAATGCCCGCGATGGCTACGTAGAAGAAGCCGACGGCAAACTCCGCATCGGCGGAACGGTGGAATACCAGCACCAGAAAGACCAGATGTGGGACGAAATCAAACGCGTTGGCGGCGAACAGGCCCGCGACATCGAGGCAGACATCAAGGTCACTAATAAGACCGTCTACGCCCGCCACACCGTGGAGAAAGGTGAAAGCCTCTCCCTCATCGCCAAGGAATACCTCGGTGACGTGATGGCCTACAAAGAACTCTTCGCCTTCAACTCCGACAAACTGGACGATCCGAACAAGATCTTCCCCGGGCAGGATCTGGCCATTCCCTTTCCGGAGGGGCGGAGCGCAGATGCTTAA
- a CDS encoding lipopolysaccharide biosynthesis protein yields MSLKQLGGETIIYGLANILPRLLNFVILVPFLTAVMVSEDYGVVGDLFFWIALLIALLTFRMDTVVFRFASRKEYDARAVFRKAQRFVVGAVLAVVGTGLLLAGNVAEWMSYPDRDVYVVLFLLTVACDCLSAVPLARLRLERRAWFFVFVNLGNVLLLLALVFTLLHFWPEWGTLFGVAYEESYQVVYYMGAIAVAAAFRYLLLLADGLWRYRKRKTDWSSSPNYGKMLAYSAPLTLVAVAGVYNAQSGLAVIKEFFGDDVTSNLYWTGQFSAALKLAVILNLFVTAFNYAAEPFFFRQAGSDLATADRTIYADAARAYAIVGTLVCAGILVFLPWLKDFIGRDLQEGLFVLPFILAGNFFLGLYSNFSIAYKLTDKTYLGGIIAFTGSIICAAVGIGFIGEYGIIAPALAMLACYLTMCVLAWLVTRRVFPVPYPLLRILLYIILSALTVYGALSLDAGLGARIAMFAALIVTYGAVEYKWLRSVLRT; encoded by the coding sequence ATGTCTTTAAAGCAACTAGGCGGCGAAACCATCATCTACGGACTGGCCAACATCCTCCCCCGGTTGTTGAACTTCGTCATTTTGGTGCCTTTCCTTACCGCGGTGATGGTGAGTGAGGACTACGGCGTGGTCGGTGACCTCTTCTTCTGGATTGCCCTGCTCATCGCCCTGCTCACGTTCCGGATGGATACCGTCGTGTTTCGTTTCGCCAGCCGGAAGGAGTACGACGCGCGGGCCGTCTTCCGCAAGGCGCAACGCTTTGTCGTCGGCGCCGTATTGGCCGTCGTGGGTACTGGTTTGTTACTCGCTGGCAACGTGGCGGAATGGATGTCCTACCCCGATCGCGATGTGTATGTTGTCCTCTTTTTACTGACGGTGGCCTGCGATTGCCTGAGTGCCGTCCCGTTGGCCCGTTTGCGGCTGGAGCGGCGGGCCTGGTTCTTCGTCTTCGTGAATCTGGGCAACGTCCTCCTGCTGCTGGCGCTGGTTTTTACGTTACTACACTTCTGGCCGGAATGGGGTACGCTATTCGGCGTCGCCTACGAAGAGAGTTACCAGGTCGTCTACTACATGGGGGCGATCGCGGTGGCGGCGGCCTTTCGATACTTGCTGTTGCTCGCTGACGGCCTGTGGCGCTACCGCAAGCGCAAGACCGATTGGTCCAGTTCCCCAAATTACGGCAAGATGTTGGCCTACAGCGCGCCGCTCACTTTGGTGGCTGTGGCCGGGGTGTACAACGCTCAATCCGGCCTGGCCGTCATTAAAGAATTTTTCGGGGACGACGTGACGAGCAACCTTTACTGGACGGGCCAGTTCTCCGCCGCCCTCAAGCTGGCAGTGATCCTCAACCTCTTCGTCACGGCATTCAATTACGCCGCCGAGCCCTTCTTCTTCCGCCAGGCGGGTAGCGACCTGGCTACGGCGGACCGCACCATTTACGCCGACGCCGCCCGCGCCTACGCCATCGTCGGCACCCTGGTTTGCGCCGGCATCCTCGTCTTCTTACCCTGGCTCAAAGACTTCATCGGCCGCGACCTTCAGGAGGGGCTTTTCGTCCTACCCTTCATCCTGGCGGGTAACTTTTTTCTCGGCCTTTACAGCAATTTTTCCATCGCCTACAAGCTCACGGACAAGACCTATCTCGGCGGCATCATCGCCTTTACCGGCAGCATCATCTGTGCTGCGGTGGGCATCGGTTTCATCGGGGAGTACGGCATCATCGCCCCCGCGCTCGCCATGCTGGCCTGTTATTTAACGATGTGCGTCCTCGCCTGGTTGGTCACCCGCCGGGTTTTTCCGGTCCCCTATCCACTTCTCCGCATTCTCCTTTATATCATCCTCTCCGCCCTCACCGTGTACGGGGCGCTGTCGCTGGATGCAGGTTTAGGGGCAAGAATCGCGATGTTCGCTGCCCTGATAGTGACGTACGGTGCCGTAGAGTATAAATGGCTCCGTTCGGTGTTGAGGACATGA